The genomic interval GCGCCTGCAGCATGACGGGGCCCTGGACCCAGGTCGTGAGCTTGTAGACGTCGATCCCCTTGTAGTTGGCGGTGACGGGTTCCTCGAGATATACCTGCCAGTTCGCCATGTCCTCCATCGTGATGAGCGCTCCGGCCGCCTGCGCCCCCGCCACGAAGTCCGCCGCGATGTCGCCCCGGTAGAAGGCGTCGTAGGCGGCGTAGATCGCCTCCTTGCGGGTGGCGCCTCCGGCCAGCGCCGCGGCTTCGGCTTCCACGAGCCGCTCGAGCGTCCGCTTGAGGCCGGGCTGCCGGAAGATCTCGCCCTCCCGCGGGCCCGGGTTCTCCGCGTCGTCCGGGTGGGTGAAGTACACATCCATGGACGATGGCCACTGCCGAATCTCGTCCACCGTATTCCGGATGCGGCGCGCCGCGTCCGCTTCGATCGGGTATCCGTCCGCCATCTCGATCGAGGGCTGAAGCACCTCGGCGAGGCTCAGCCGGCCCCATTCGGCGAGCATCGTCATGAGCCCGCCGGGCGTGCCGGGGGTCACGGCCGAGAGAGGACCGAACTCGGGCGGGAAGTTGTCGTGGCCCTCCCCGCGGTAGTGTTCGGGGGTCGCGCCGGTGGGAGCCACGCCGAGCGCATTCACGCCGATCACGCGCTGTTCTCCGGGGTGATAGACGAGCGCCTGCGTCTCCCCTCCCCACGAGAGCACGTCCCACATCGTGGAGGTCGCGGCGAGCATGGCGGCGGCCGCGTCGACGGCGTTCCCACCCTGGTGGAACATGCGCGCCCCGGCGGTGGCGCCGAGCGGCTTGCCGGTGATCGCCATCCAGTGCCGCCCGTGCAGGACCGGCTTGGCGGTGCGCTGGGCTTCGGCGACCATGGGCAGCAGCACCAGCAGCAAGGCCGCCAGCGACACCCGCGGGGCCATGGAGCTGCGGTGGAAACGGGAGCCGAGGCGGGCGACGACAGACGTACCGACGGACATGATGAAAACTCCGCGAAGGAGGAACCGAACGAGCCAACAGCCGAATATGGGCCCAGCCCCGCGCGGAGCGAAAGCCGGGCCGCAGGTCGCCTGGCGTCTAGCGCCGTCGTCGGATTCCGCGTCTCAGTGCGGTGGGCTCGGGGCGCTCGACCTCCGGCTCCTCCGGGGGGGGCGGCTCCACGTCGGGTTCGAAGCCGGGGACGACGCGGCGCTCGATCGTCTCGCCCAGAAGGCGTTCGATGGCGCGGATCTCGACCCAGTCGCTCGCGGCCATGAGCGTGATCGCGTCGCCGGTGTCGTCGCCGCGGGCGGTGCGGCCCACACGGTGCACGTAGTCTCTGGGATCTTCGGGCACGTCGAAGTTCACGACATGGCGGATGCCGCGGATATCCAGACCTCTCGCGGCCACGTTCGTGGCGACGAGGACGCGGATCGAGCCTTCGCGGAAGCGCCGCAGCGCCTTGTCGCGCTGGTCCTGGTGCTTGCCGCCGTGCAGCCCCGCCACCGCGACGTCGTGCGAGCGCAGATAGTCGGCGAGGTAGGTCGCCGTCACCCGCGTCCGCGTGAAGACGAGCACCTGTCCCTCCGGCCACTCGCCGAGCAGGTGGTGAAGGAGTGCGTGCTTCTGCGACCAGTCGACCGGATGGAGGACCTGGCGGATGCCCTCCGCCGCGGTCTCCCGACCCACCTGCACCTCTTCGGGGTCGGTCATCAGCTGATGGGCGAGCCACCGGACGCCATCGGGCATCGTCGCCGAGAAGAGAAGCGTCTGCCGGTCATCGGGCGTGTGACGTACGATCTCCTTCACATCGTCTATGAACCCCATGTCGAGCATGCGGTCGGCTTCGTCGAGCACGAGCACCTCGACGCGGGACAGGTCCGCGTTCCCGCGCTTGATGTGGTCGAGCAACCGGCCCGGTGTGGCGACGAGCACGTCGCACCCGAACGAGAGTTCGGCCCTCTCGGGCCCCAGCGGGGTGCCGCCGTGGACGACGACGGATTCGATGGAAGATGAGGCGCCGTATGCCGTGACCGCCGCTCCCACCTGCTGCGCCAGCTCGCGCGTCGGCGTGATGACGAGGCCCCGCGGGGCGGCGGACTGGTCCGAGGCCGCAAGACGTTGCACGGCGGGGAGGGCGAAGGCCGCCGTCTTGCCGGTGCCCGTGTGGGCGGTGCCGAGAACGTCGTGGCCCGCGAGGATGGCGGGGATCGCCTGGCGCTGGATCCCGGTGGGCTCGACGTAGCCCGCCCTCGCCACCGCCTCGACGAGATCGGGGGAGAGTCCGAGTCGGGCGAAGGGGTGCCCTTCCTCACTCACGTGCGTACAGTCTCATGAGTCGCGGGCCGAGCGGCCGGACCGCCGAACCGGCGGGCGTTTCTTCGAGAGCGGGCAGGATGACGGACTTCGTTTCGCAATGGAATCGGACAGACGCCGGGTCTTCGCCCGACGGAGCATGCGCCGCCACGGTGGGGCGCGGGAAGTCGCTTCGCAAGACGGAGGGCGAGCTGCGGGGTCGATGCCCCGACGTCAACGTGCTCGCGACGGCCGAACTGCGGCGGCGCTGACGCGGGGCTCTGCCACGGACTGCTGGGCGCCCCGGGCCGGCTCCGGGCCGGCGAGCGCAAGGTCGCACGCCAGTAGATCGTCGTCCGTTTCGCGGCGAACCACCTCCCGCGCCGCGCCGTCCCGCACGAACACGACGGCGGGGCGTCCGACCCCGTTGTACCGGCTCGACATCGCGAACACGTAGGCGCCCGTGCCCGGGATGGCGAGGACGTCGCCCACGGCTGTGTCGCCGGGCAGCGTCGCCGCCGTCGCGATCACGTCGCCCGACTCGCAGTGCCTCCCCACGACGCGAAACTTCCGTCGAGCCTCGCCGCGCGGGCGCGACGCGTTGAGCACCTCGTAACTCGCCCCGTACAGCGAGGGGCGCGGGTTGTCCGAGAGCCCCCCGTCCACGGCCACCGCCTCGCCGGCCTCATCGAGGCGCTTGCGCGCGTGAATCGTGTAAAGAGTGAGGCCCGCGTTCGCGATCACCGACCGGCCCGGTTCGACGATGAGCCGGTACGCGCCCAGCCGCGCCTCCGCGTCGGACCGGTCCAGACCCGCCTTCAGCGCCTCGGCGTATTCCCACGGTGAGGGCACGTCTTCGCCGGCGCGGTACGGCGCCGCAAGCCCCCCGCCGAGATCCAGATCGACCGTCTCGGGAAAGCAGCGCCGCAAGGGCGCGACGAAATCCACCGCCGCCTCCGCGATGCGGGAGAAGAGCGCGGGATCCCGAATCTGGCTGCCCGCGTGGATGTGGATGCCGGTCAAGCGCCACCCCCGACTGCCGGCGATCCGGCGCGCGACGGACGCGGCGACGGGAGGCGCCATCCCGAAATGCGTGCCCGGCCCCACGGTCCGCACTTTCTCGTGCGTCT from Candidatus Palauibacter australiensis carries:
- the lysA gene encoding diaminopimelate decarboxylase, whose amino-acid sequence is MKHVLPVSWTEAGGCGRVGGIALTELAGRFGTPLVVVDESHVEDRLARFRAAFGAEAGLTYAGKAFLCGALVRLLAREGWLVDVVSGGELELVRRAGFPMRHVILHGNAKSAAELERAIEYRVGRIVLDHPDEVDDLRKAAAAVGSDHRPELLLRLNVDLTPETHEKVRTVGPGTHFGMAPPVAASVARRIAGSRGWRLTGIHIHAGSQIRDPALFSRIAEAAVDFVAPLRRCFPETVDLDLGGGLAAPYRAGEDVPSPWEYAEALKAGLDRSDAEARLGAYRLIVEPGRSVIANAGLTLYTIHARKRLDEAGEAVAVDGGLSDNPRPSLYGASYEVLNASRPRGEARRKFRVVGRHCESGDVIATAATLPGDTAVGDVLAIPGTGAYVFAMSSRYNGVGRPAVVFVRDGAAREVVRRETDDDLLACDLALAGPEPARGAQQSVAEPRVSAAAVRPSRAR
- a CDS encoding gamma-glutamyltransferase codes for the protein MAPRVSLAALLLVLLPMVAEAQRTAKPVLHGRHWMAITGKPLGATAGARMFHQGGNAVDAAAAMLAATSTMWDVLSWGGETQALVYHPGEQRVIGVNALGVAPTGATPEHYRGEGHDNFPPEFGPLSAVTPGTPGGLMTMLAEWGRLSLAEVLQPSIEMADGYPIEADAARRIRNTVDEIRQWPSSMDVYFTHPDDAENPGPREGEIFRQPGLKRTLERLVEAEAAALAGGATRKEAIYAAYDAFYRGDIAADFVAGAQAAGALITMEDMANWQVYLEEPVTANYKGIDVYKLTTWVQGPVMLQA
- a CDS encoding DEAD/DEAH box helicase, yielding MSEEGHPFARLGLSPDLVEAVARAGYVEPTGIQRQAIPAILAGHDVLGTAHTGTGKTAAFALPAVQRLAASDQSAAPRGLVITPTRELAQQVGAAVTAYGASSSIESVVVHGGTPLGPERAELSFGCDVLVATPGRLLDHIKRGNADLSRVEVLVLDEADRMLDMGFIDDVKEIVRHTPDDRQTLLFSATMPDGVRWLAHQLMTDPEEVQVGRETAAEGIRQVLHPVDWSQKHALLHHLLGEWPEGQVLVFTRTRVTATYLADYLRSHDVAVAGLHGGKHQDQRDKALRRFREGSIRVLVATNVAARGLDIRGIRHVVNFDVPEDPRDYVHRVGRTARGDDTGDAITLMAASDWVEIRAIERLLGETIERRVVPGFEPDVEPPPPEEPEVERPEPTALRRGIRRRR